The Methanosarcinales archaeon genome includes a region encoding these proteins:
- a CDS encoding adenosylcobalamin-dependent ribonucleoside-diphosphate reductase: MGLSDNALKVLRRRYLMKDEQGNVIETPQEMFRRVARYIASADGIYGEESYEDEFFSVMSNLEFLPNSPTLMNAGTRIKQLAACFVLPVGDSLDEIFETLKNAALIHQSGGGTGFSFSNIRPKGDIVGSTGGIASGPVSFMKVFDAATQAIKQGGRRRGANMGILSVGHPDILEFITAKHDTGILTNFNLSVAVSDRFMQAVDQGESYELVNPRTGKVTKRKDALEIFNLISESAWSSGEPGMVFLDRINRDNPTPQLGLIEATNPCGEQPLLPYEACNLGSINLERMVHSGKIDYEKLGRTVDIAVHFLDNVIDMEQFPLEAISTIVKGNRKIGLGIMGFADMLICLDIPYNSPEAVKVAEEVMRFICDRTTQISAELANRRGVFENFKSSIYDSPDKFQVRNATRITIAPTGTVSIIAGCSSGIEPIYAISYIKTVMEGEQLMVTNPYFEKIAKKGGFYSPELIKRIAAAGSVIGIDEVPEQVQQLFVTSHDIGYEWHIRLQAAFQKYVDNAVSKTINFKHDTSKDDVARAFRLAYSLGCKGITVYRDRSRDEQVMTTAEDMLQDCDYCGAVQNPT, from the coding sequence CGCCTCAAGAAATGTTTCGAAGGGTTGCCAGATATATAGCTTCAGCCGATGGCATATATGGAGAAGAAAGTTATGAGGATGAGTTCTTTTCAGTTATGTCAAATCTCGAGTTCCTGCCCAATTCACCTACATTGATGAATGCTGGTACGAGAATAAAACAGCTTGCTGCATGTTTTGTCCTGCCTGTGGGAGATTCCCTTGATGAGATATTTGAGACCCTGAAAAATGCTGCACTTATTCATCAAAGCGGTGGTGGCACCGGGTTTAGTTTTAGCAACATAAGACCGAAAGGCGATATCGTGGGAAGTACAGGCGGAATTGCCAGCGGTCCGGTATCATTTATGAAGGTCTTCGATGCAGCCACCCAGGCCATTAAGCAGGGAGGTCGCCGCAGGGGTGCTAATATGGGGATACTGAGTGTAGGCCATCCCGATATTCTTGAATTCATTACCGCAAAACATGACACTGGTATTCTTACAAATTTCAACTTATCTGTAGCAGTATCGGACCGGTTCATGCAGGCTGTGGATCAGGGAGAAAGTTATGAACTGGTGAATCCAAGGACCGGTAAAGTCACAAAACGTAAGGACGCACTTGAAATTTTTAATCTCATTTCAGAATCGGCCTGGAGTAGCGGAGAACCAGGCATGGTATTTCTGGACCGCATCAACCGGGATAATCCCACACCCCAATTGGGATTGATCGAGGCCACCAATCCGTGCGGCGAACAGCCGCTGCTGCCATATGAAGCATGTAATCTGGGCTCAATAAATCTTGAAAGAATGGTACACAGCGGCAAGATCGATTATGAAAAACTGGGTAGAACAGTGGATATTGCAGTTCATTTCCTTGATAATGTGATAGATATGGAACAGTTTCCCCTGGAAGCCATCAGCACTATAGTCAAAGGAAACCGGAAGATCGGCCTGGGAATAATGGGTTTTGCTGATATGCTCATCTGTTTGGACATACCATACAATTCACCTGAAGCAGTAAAGGTTGCAGAAGAGGTGATGAGATTTATTTGTGATAGGACAACACAGATTTCAGCAGAATTGGCAAACCGCAGGGGTGTGTTTGAAAACTTCAAAAGCAGCATCTATGATTCCCCTGATAAATTCCAGGTACGTAATGCCACACGGATAACAATAGCACCCACGGGAACGGTCAGTATTATTGCAGGATGCAGCAGCGGCATCGAACCGATATATGCTATATCATATATCAAGACCGTAATGGAAGGTGAACAACTGATGGTCACAAATCCATATTTTGAAAAGATTGCAAAAAAAGGAGGTTTTTATTCACCTGAATTAATCAAGAGAATAGCAGCAGCAGGTTCGGTTATTGGTATTGATGAAGTGCCGGAACAGGTACAACAACTGTTTGTTACATCACATGATATCGGGTACGAATGGCATATCAGGTTGCAGGCAGCTTTCCAGAAATATGTGGACAATGCAGTGTCCAAGACTATTAATTTCAAGCATGATACTTCAAAAGATGACGTGGCCAGGGCTTTCAGACTGGCATATTCCCTTGGGTGTAAAGGAATCACGGTATACAGGGACCGCAGCCGTGATGAACAGGTAATGACAACGGCAGAGGATATGTTACAGGATTGCGA